The following are from one region of the Halictus rubicundus isolate RS-2024b chromosome 15, iyHalRubi1_principal, whole genome shotgun sequence genome:
- the Mta1-like gene encoding metastasis associated 1-like isoform X5, producing MPMPAEYHENHGNHENANFALGATQDASNMTANMYRVGDYVYFETSSTSPYQIRRIEELNKTASGNVEAKVMCFFRRRDLPSTLIMLADKHQLASAEQQRSESPANMQSQKLEIPDTTKEMTNKDGIGPKVMNKGGGKGGWLKAPLSEAQEPHGTEDNIVGAGGVTELSSKQRHQMKHRELFLSRQVETMPATHIRGKCCVTLLNETESLLSYLNKEDSFFYCLVFDPAQRTLLADKGEIRVGSKYQADGIAPAPLTPAERESDPRRSQDLETLVWTPRHALTDRQIDQFLVVSRSVGTFARALDCSSSVKQPSLHMSAAAASRDITLFHAMDTLHRHNYDVAKAMSSLVPSTGPVLCRDEMEEWSASEANLFEEALDKYGKDFADIRQDFLPWKTLKNVIEYYYMWKTTDRYVQQKRVKAVEAESKLKQVYIPNYNKTAPPTTAPSAATIVPLANSNSNSNGKPTSVLNGNSNGNMTTDNTGILMVGVGGKPCESCQVMQSPQWYAWGPSHMQCRLCQSCWTYWKKYGGLKVPSRIDDVDLERKRGGAGSDEESKGIGGAHRPHRCSIPSCGKEFKLKAHLSRHYASAHGVDLRGSGASGGGGGGSPRPVMKTRSAFYLRTSALARAARRLCAAQLRTRHAARAPHQPVNAAPLRHLCASPQLTSKSPAELRILARAVRPRPRPRVTDIATRLGDHPAPRQPGDWDWLALTAPAQRKQPDRVSFPRPPKAPDGSLLYERVPNKSEVDRLPVTPPQPQPSMPTQQQTILKRTRPPFDEINGSDGKIIQCLRVYVYNQTNHQVC from the exons ATGCCGATGCCGGCCGAATACCACGAGAACCACGGTAACCACGAGAACGCTAATTTCGCTCTCGGGGCCACACAGGACGCCAGCAACATGACGGCCAACATGTACCGGGTGGGAG ACTACGTATATTTTGAAACATCTTCCACATCTCCCTACCAAATAAGAAGGATAGAAGAATTAAATAAG aCCGCAAGTGGAAATGTTGAAGCAAAAGTTATGTGCTTCTTCAGGCGGAGGGACTTACCTTCTACATTAATAATGCTTGCTGATAAACATCAAT TGGCAAGTGCGGAGCAGCAGAGATCAGAATCCCCTGCGAACATGCAGAGTCAGAAACTGGAGATTCCAGATACTACTAAGGAAATGACTAATAAAGATGGGATCGGGCCCAAAGTGATGAACAAAGGGGGCGGGAAGGGGGGCTGGCTGAAAGCCCCACTATCCGAGGCCCAAGAGCCTCACG GGACGGAAGACAACATTGTAGGTGCCGGAGGTGTTACAGAGTTAAGTTCTAAACAACGTCATCAAATGAAACATAGGGAACTGTTTCTATCGCGGCAGGTAGAAACCATGCCTGCGACGCACATAAGGGGCAAATGTTGTGTAACGTTGCTAAACGAAACAGAATCTTTACTAAGCTATTTGAACAAAGAAGATTCTTTCTTCTATTGCTTAGTATTTGATCCTGCTCAGCGTACTTTGCTTGCTGACAAAG GTGAAATTAGAGTAGGCAGTAAATATCAAGCCGATGGTATAGCACCAGCTCCGCTCACACCTGCTGAAAGGGAATCGGATCCTCGTAGGTCACAGGATTTAGAGACTTTGGTTTGGACACCCAGACATGCGCTAACAGACCGGCAAATTGATCAATTCCTTGTTGTCAGTAGATCTGTTGGCACATTTGCAAGAGCTTTAGACTGTTCGTCTTCAGTTAAGCAACCCTCTTTGCATATGTCTGCGGCAGCTGCGTCGAGGGACATTACTCTT TTTCATGCAATGGATACTTTGCATCGGCATAATTATGATGTCGCGAAGGCAATGTCATCTTTAGTGCCTAGCACTGGTCCAGTATTATGCAGAGACGAGATGGAAGAGTGGAGTGCATCCGAAGCTAATCTTTTTGAGGAAGCCCTTGACAAATATGGAAAAGATTTTGCTGATATTCGTCAAGACTTT TTACCATGGAAAACATTAAAGAACGTTATCGAATATTACTACATGTGGAAGACAACAGATAGATACGTACAACAAAAGAGGGTGAAGGCTGTAGAAGCTGAAAGTAAACTAAAACAAGTTTATATACCAAATTACAATAAGACAGCTCCACCAACAACTGCGCCATCCGCAGCAACGATTGTACCTCTTGCTAATAGTAATAGCAACAGTAACGGGAAACCAACTAGTGTTCTTAACGGAAATAGCAATGGTAACATGACAACCGATAACACTGGTATACTGATGGTCGGGGTTGGCGGTAAACCTTGCGAAAGTTGTCAAGTTATGCAGAGTCCTCAGTGGTATGCTTGGGGCCCATCGCATATGCAGTGTCGCCTGTGCCAATCATGTTGGACATATTGGAAGAAATACGGTGGTCTAAAG GTTCCATCACGCATCGACGACGTTGATTTAGAAAGAAAAAGAGGCGGCGCAGGCTCTGACGAAGAAAGCAAAGGTATTGGCGGTGCTCACAGACCTCATCGATGTAGCATTCCTTCCTGCGGGAAAGAATTCAAGCTCAAGGCGCATCTAAGTCGCCATTATGCAAGTGCTCACGGTGTTGATTTACGTGGAAGCGGAGCAAGcggaggcggcggcggtggatCTCCCAGGCCTGTTATGAAAACCCGTTCCGCATTTTACTTACGTACTTCAGCGTTAGCACGGGCTGCACGAAGATTGTGTGCAGCGCAATTACGCACACGTCACGCAGCACGAGCACCCCATCAGCCTGTAAATGCAGCACCATTGCGGCATCTTTGCGCCTCTCCTCAGTTGACATCAAAAAGCCCGGCGGAATTACGTATTTTAGCGCGAGCTGTACGTCCTCGGCCTCGTCCTCGCGTCACTGACATAGCAACGCGTTTAGGTGATCATCCTGCTCCTCGGCAACCCGGGGATTGGGATTGGTTAGCCCTTACGGCGCCAGCACAACGAAAACAGCCCGATCGAGTTTCCTTCCCCAGACCACCAAAGGCACCAG ATGGAAGCCTTTTGTATGAAAGAGTACCAAATAAATCTGAAGTGGACAGGCTGCCAGTGACACCGCCTCAACCGCAACCCAGTATGCCGACGCAACAACAAACTATCCTGAAACGCACAAGACCTCCATTTGATGAGATCAACGGATCAGATG GTAAAATAATTCAATGCCTAAGAGTCTATGTATACAACCAAACGAATCACCAAGTTTGTTAA